DNA sequence from the Methanolobus sp. ZRKC5 genome:
CTTCGTACTTAAGCTAAAAGGATAAGTTAAAGGCAAAAAATGAAAAACGGTAATTTATTGTTAGTATTATCCATATCTTTAGTCGCCATAGTATCTGCAGGATTTGTTCTTGATGAGCATTCAGGTTCATCTCCTGCTCAAGTGACAGACCTTGAACAAATGTACAGGGCTGCAATAGAAGATGCAATGGTGGCCGAAGATGATGAGATATACAGAGAACTTACTCCGATAACCGAATCAAATACTGAACTTCAATGGATGGAAGACTCTGGTGAAAAATATGTTCTTGTTGTCACATGGACCAAGTATCCTGAGAGTTACCCCGTCGATTCAAACGTGCTCACATGGTGGGGAGACACATGGGTGATGGTCATTCCTGAATTGAAAGGCTTCGTTGAGCAAAATGACATTCAGGATGATGAGCTAACACTCAGACTGGAGCAGCTCATCGGCCTTCCTCTTGATGATGGGAATGAGTATTTTGTGGAAATGTGGGTAAAGCCGGATGACCTTTTCAGACCAAGTCCTGACCCTGAGATCACAGATACACAAACTCAACTTGATTTTAATGAGAACGTCTCACAGGAACATGTCGATTGGTTCAATTCCCTTAACAGCAGCACCTACAATGAATATCCATGGAGCAGACTGGGATATACATACGACTGGGGAAATCCTGACAGTGATGTAGGGATGAGCGAATACGTCATCAGGAATAATTCAGAAGTAATAGTAAATTCAGTCTCAACAACTCCTGACTATTTCAATCAGGACTCCGTTTGAACATGTAAATGCTCACATAAACGGCATTCTTTTCTTTTTTCTATTGTGAAAATCATTGTATTGCAGGATTGAAAGGCAAAAACGGAAGAAAATAGAATATTACATGAAGTTATTGAAATTGTCAAACTTGAGTATTGATGTCTGGGTCTGAAGAGAGATTATGTCAATTCTCTCTTCAATATCTTGTGTGCGACATTTAACTGCTTGAATTTCTCAAGATCCCCGGTTGGTTTGTCGGGGTGCAACTCTTTTGACAGCATCTTATACTTTTCATTGATGACTGTAAAATCAGTCTCATCGTGGTCGCAGCCAAAGAATTCTCGTGCATCCAGGCGTTTATTGAAAACATCTTTATCCTCTTTGAACTCTGAAATAAACTCGGATATTGTGTTTTCCTCTGAAAGAACCCGGCTTGCTTCGAGCTCAATTACCTTGGATAGGACATAGAGATTCTCTACATAATTCTTTTGCATACTATGGCTGTAATGCATGCGATGATCTGATATCCACCAGGTTGCAGAAGCTTTCGCTTTTTTCATTGCCATGCGCTCAAGAGGGATATCAATGTCATTTTCGTTAACACCGATCTTTCTTAAAACCGTAATAATATTATTCTGAAATTGTATGGCTCTTCTGTTACTGGCACCCTTAACAAGCACTGAACCAATTTCATGTCCTTTTATTTTAAGCATTTTATTCACTCATTTTCGTTTTGGAGTCTCCACTAGTTCATCCTCCCTTATATATCCATGCATATTCCGGAATACTTATTCCCGGTTGTAGTCACTAGAACACAGCCACACGTCAAAAATAGTAATAAATTGCATTGCGGCTGAAATTATTGAAAAGATATATATGTAATGGAGAAAATCGCACGAGGATATCAAATTGGAGTGGTTGGATGGAGGGATGTGGTTGGGGTAGTAAAGTGTTGATATCCTCATGCCTTATCATCTGAATGAAATCAAAACCGTGATTTCAGCCACGGTTTTA
Encoded proteins:
- a CDS encoding J domain-containing protein — encoded protein: MLKIKGHEIGSVLVKGASNRRAIQFQNNIITVLRKIGVNENDIDIPLERMAMKKAKASATWWISDHRMHYSHSMQKNYVENLYVLSKVIELEASRVLSEENTISEFISEFKEDKDVFNKRLDAREFFGCDHDETDFTVINEKYKMLSKELHPDKPTGDLEKFKQLNVAHKILKRELT